GACTCGACGGCGCGGTGCACCAGCTTGCTCTGCTGCATCCGGTAAGCCACCAGATCCTTGATGGTAACGAGCTTCACGCCGAGCTTCTCCTTGAGCTTGAGCAGTTCGGGCACACGCGCCATGCTGCCGTCGTCGTGCAAAATCTCGCAAAGCAGTCCAGCCGGCTGGCATCCGGCAAGGCGGCAGAGATCGACCGCCGCTTCAGTATGGCCTACCCTGCGGAGTACACCACCATCCATCGCGCGAAGCGGGAAGATGTGCCCCGGACGCGAGAAGTCATCAGCCGTGCAGGACGGATCGGCAAGCATCTTGAGCGTCATGTATCGGTCGTAGGCCGAAATACCGGTGGTCACCCCTTCGGCGATCGCGTCGATTGAAACGGTGAAGTTGGTTTCGTGCTGGGAGGTATTGCGCTGCACCATCGGTTCGAGCTGTAACTCGCGGGCGCGCTCCATGGGAATGGCCACGCAGAGCAGGCCGCGCGCCTCTTTGGTGATGAAGTTCACCATCTCGGGGGTCACATGCTCGGCAGCGGCGATAAAATCGCCTTCATCCTCCCGATCTTCGTCATCGACGACGATGATCAGCTTGCCGTTTTTAATGTCTTCGATGGCTGATTCTATGGAATCGAACTGATTGTTGCTCATCACACTCCTGATCAATACTGTGGTTACCTGGCTCGGATTGCCGGTCGGAAATTACATGAAAAGAATATAATAGTAAAATAACGGGCACCCCTAAAATTCCTGAACCGTCTTCAGCGACAGGCAAAGCCACTCCAGCCGACGATGAACAGGCGGGCTTTGAGTTCGAGAGGCTTTTTATTATACTCTGGCCGTTGTAATGTACAGCCCTGAATCGTTATCTTGATTTACAGACCTCTTTTCAAGATTTTCCAACACGTCCGCGCATGACCACACCACGCCCTGAACTCTCCGAACAGGCGCAGGCCCTCAGCCAGAAGTTGCCCGCCTCGGCTATGAAAAAAGCCAAGGAGCACGGCTTTTCCGATTTCCAGATCGCAACCATATTCCAGACCGATGAAGCGGCCGTACGTGAGCTGCGAAGCCATTACGGCGTGGTCTCGGTCTTCAAGACCG
This portion of the Chlorobaculum parvum NCIB 8327 genome encodes:
- a CDS encoding bifunctional 3,4-dihydroxy-2-butanone-4-phosphate synthase/GTP cyclohydrolase II, which translates into the protein MSNNQFDSIESAIEDIKNGKLIIVVDDEDREDEGDFIAAAEHVTPEMVNFITKEARGLLCVAIPMERARELQLEPMVQRNTSQHETNFTVSIDAIAEGVTTGISAYDRYMTLKMLADPSCTADDFSRPGHIFPLRAMDGGVLRRVGHTEAAVDLCRLAGCQPAGLLCEILHDDGSMARVPELLKLKEKLGVKLVTIKDLVAYRMQQSKLVHRAVESKLPTAHGEFGLIAYETMVDNQNHMAFVKGDVGNGEPVLVRVHSQCATGDTFGSLRCDCGHQLETALRMIEKEGRGVLVYLMQEGRGIGLINKLKAYNLQDEGFDTVEANEKLGFKPDLRDYGIGAQILQDLGVRKMRLMTNNPKKIVGLEGYGLEIVERVPLEIEPNEVNRHYLQTKRDKLGHMIETVSGNERIIFERLAEEQLKQHKKQ